DNA from Kluyveromyces marxianus DMKU3-1042 DNA, complete genome, chromosome 8:
CCGAGTGTCTGGTACAAACATCTTCTATTTTTAATTCCAACGTTTTGATTGCCCCCattgtgtttgtgtgtttGGGTTTTAAGtttaggtttttttttgtgttgaCGTCATGCTAGTTTCGGGATTTGCATTAGCATGATTGAcggttacccgggggaGTGGTATAAGGGCCACCATCAATCACATCACACCTTGTCTCACTCCTCCTTTCTCACCTCAATGATAGCGTTGTTCCATATGGTGTTCAGGCGTCTTATGTGTTCGATCTCGTCTTGCTCGAAGTGGATGAGTTCGCCCTTGactatttttttattatagGTGTAGGGCTTTATCTTTTCATAGTACTCACCACACCACACGTAAGCATTGCACCTCCGGTCTTTGTGAGCCCATCGGCCAATATTTACGTCAGGAATTATAGCTGCTTCTATGGGCATGACACTGTCGTAGGCCTGTCTGGCTTTTTCCTTGTTGTCGTGGAACTCTTTCCGGATGTTTTCGAACTCTTCCCAGTCGCTGTCGAACTTGTCTCGGAATTTACATAGCTGCGAACCACCGTTCAGCCATAGCAGGTGCTTGTCATAGGAAGTATGGCCGACCTGTGTCGAGCATATCTCCTGTGCTTCTTTCAGTTCgtcctctttttctctgtCCTTTAGGTCTGGGATACCCACGGCGCTGGCGTCGACGTCATAAATTGAGTAGTGATGGCCTGACACTAGCAACCCGAGCCAGAAGAATTCTTTGTCACCCCAGCCACACCCGCCAATCTTTGGGCTGATGTTCAGTACAGTCGAGATGATCATACTCATGATGTGTTCGTTTTTGTTAATAGCCAAGAGCCCGCTTTCTAGGTTATGCTGGTAGCCGTTCTCGAAGAACCGTTTGTACACCTTCTCTTCCGGAGTGAGTTCCTTCATGCAAGCTTGTTCGACGAAATCCGGGTCGACTTGCGGCACTGTGTCGAAGTAGTACCGCTCCAGTATCTTTGGCATCAACGTTTCGAACAGTACGGGACACTTTTGCCCGCTTTCCATCCTCAGGCTTCTGTCCTTGAACATGAGTGTTCCTGTGGCAGTGTACTCGTCAAACTGGAAGTACTCTTCTAGCCCAATGTACGAGATGGCGTCGGAATCGACGAATATAAACTCTTCGAACGTGTTGAATATCACCGAGAGccatttgttcttgaaccTGTCGAACCGGTCCTTCGCCGACTGCGATAGTGTGGGCCTCACGTTCAGGAACCAAACAGACTGTTTGGGTCCGTTGAATAGATCACTGGACCGTGCCACGTCGGACAAAAGCGCAATCGAGTCATTACTGAGCTGATCGTTGTGGATAATTTGGATCGGCAGCCGGTTGTGCTGTTCCCGCAATACCGCAAGAAGACGCACCGTTTGGTCCACTTGGCCATTCCCAACCGACATGACAATACCCTTGTGGCTACACCGTGAGGACATGTCGTTCCAATTGTCCCAGAGCGACTTGGTCTCGTCATAATGGAATGTCTCCACGCTGTCTAACTCGCCTGTGTCCCTGTTGAAAACAGGGTACTTTCCCTGGGGCAAAGGTTCAAGCGATTCGGGGCCCGTGAAGATGGGCATCACTTGTGTGAAGTTATGTTGCTCGAAATATGAGATAAAGGGGAACATTCTGTGTTCGAAGTCCCACTGGTTGAACTTGGAGAACTTCCCCGTATCCAATTCACTCAAAAAGGAAGCCTTTCTGGTGGGACGCAAGTTGTCCTTGTTTCCAATAACTTTCTGGTCCAATTTAGACGTGGATCCCTCGGACCCGTGTTGCTGAAATAATTCGTTCATCTTGAGCGAATCCCGGTTGTTACTGTTCCCTACAAAACACCTGTCATATATCCGCAACCGCTCCATCCCCAACGCAATGTTGTGCTTCCTCTTATAGTACCTCAATGCCTTCTCGTCTATCAACTTCACCCCGTCATCGTCCTTCAGCTCCGACATCTTGTTATCAGATTTAATatctttgatatcaaaagtGAACATCCCGATCTCATTCGTCCATTCCTCGTTCAAATTGTACAGGTTCTGGAAATAGAACTCGCACTTGGTGCTCAAGTCATAATGCTTGAACGACTTGTGCTTGTGGCTGCGGAATAGCAAGTCCCACGACGCTTCGTAACGCCTTCTCGTTTCCACCTCGATATCCGGAATTAACTCTAACGGAGACACAGGAATCTCCTCGATCGGCTTGATCTTCACATTGGACACGTAGTCGTCTGCAAACTCCCGTGCCCGCGCCTGGCTCGCTATCCTGGCCGCCCGATGCCACTCTTCCGCATCAGCGTCCCTCGCCTGCGCCAGAAGGTACCCAACAGCAATAAAACACGTGACCATcaatccgtacaccacatacCGGGCCCGAACCACTCCAAGCATCCTTCTCATGGACATCACTCACAAACCCGGGGAGAATACTCACTAATCGCCTACCTAGATGCTCTCTAAAGCACACAAATACGCTGACTTGCAGCCTAAACACAGAAAACTGCCACTCAATCCTCTGACAACATggaatataatatttctcaTATCCTACaatgatatattattatatttatatatggCAAGCTCTGTTTTCCTGTATgttttttgattctttctcCCCTCTCTAATGGAACAAGTACAAATATCAATGACCGAGAATCGTGTATGGATGGATAGTTATCGCCAGATTTGGCTGCAGGGctttcaaacaaaaacttaTTGCTTCGCTTGTCCCTAGCCATGGGTCTGGCCATGGCCAATTCTACCCACCGGGTTGTGGCATTCTAGAGCCCCAATTGCGATCTACAGGCACTTTTGCGTTACACATTCCCTGGTCTTTTCTAGTTCTGGTGCTGTGCATATTATTAGCATGATAATCTTTTTCTGGCAATCTGGCGGCCTTGCTGCACTTCTGCATGTTCTTCTGCAGATATGTAATTCTGCAAAATATTCTGCAGGATGTTCTGACACATGTTCTGTCACATgttctgctgcttcttcgGCAGATCGTTCTGTTGCATGTTCTGCGCAATCTTCTACTGTATCTGTGACACTTGCGGATATGTAatgttcaagaaagaacaacGGGCAGAGCTGTCCGTAGCTGCTGGTATGTGTGCCTGTGgctttccttttcttttccccCGTTCAAAAGATTTACATGCATTATTATCGGAATATGTGGCgctttgttgaagaatatattattaactGGAGATAAGCGTTGTTATTGGTAGCGGACACACATCAATcgtggaaaaaaaacaagccaagcaaagccaaaaaaagGCAGAAAACggcaaaacaaaacaagaGGGAAACAAGAGGAAAACAAGAGGAAAACAAGAGGAAAACAAGAGGGAAAAAGGTTTTGCTGTGGTGTACGGAGTAGGAGTGAGATTTTGCGTGGGGGAAAAATGGGGAAAGGAGGGGAATTTTttatccgggtaatactAAAGGATTTACATGGcgtgttacccggatgtGGTGATGGTGGTGTTTTTATTATAAAAAGGCGGGGGGGACGAATTATTGAAAGATCTGCACATCTTGTGCTGGCGGCTTGGATGCGAATTGGATGCCCTTTGGCTACATGACAAGCGAAGGAAAGTATAGGTTTGATAGTGTCTCTAGGAAAGTATTGTTACTGGTGGGTCCATTTTTGTGTGGACTATAGCTATGTAAAGGAGTGTGTACTTACTGACTGATATgttcattttttgtttggtaaaaatacaaataatttttttaaaaataaGGTATCCCATTCTAGCCTTACTCTCTGACCGTTTGTTATCCTAGGCTATGATACATCTGTCAATGCATTGGGTATGCCATCTATTCCGTATTGAAAAATAGAAGCAGCTGCATGGAAATTATACATCCACAAAATCCATAGGGTAAGGTGAGTTTTTATATTTCTCGTATGGAACATTATGGTTACTAGAGATCTTATGTTCAATGCCAAGACCAAAATAAACTTTGTTTAAACCTTGCTTAAACTTTGGTTAAACTTTGCTTAGACTAAGGGCCTTCAAGGCACTTACCTGCTTTTGTAGTAGCAGGTCAGCCCAGATGTGAGTAGGAAGGTGTAAGTGGGATCGTGGCCCGTCCGGTATAACGTCATGCTACTTTCGGGATTTGAATCGGCAGCAGATTGGCCCCGGTCGTTACCCGGATGAAGTGGTGAATCTCTATCTCTCATGGTATTATAATGCATCAGGTATATCAGTCAGCCATTGTTTTACTCTTCctcattcttttctcaCCGGGAACACAGCGTTGCTCCATATGGTATTCAAGCGTCTTATCTGTTCGATCTCGTCTTGCTCGAAGTGGATGAGTTCGCCCTTGACTATCTTCTTATTATAGGTGTAGGGCTTTATCTTTTCGAAATATTCACCACACCACAGGTACCCTTTGCATCTCATGTCCTTGTGGCCCCACATTCCAGTGGTAGAGTCCGGAATAACTGCTGCTTCAATCGATATGACGTCTGTGTAAGCCTTTCTGGCTTCTTCCTTGTTGTCATGGAACTCTTTGCGGATGCTTTCAATGCTTTCCCAGTCGATCTCAAACTTCTCGGGGAACTTGCACAGCTGCGAACCACCATTCAGCCATAGCAGATGCTTGTCATACGATGTATGGCCCACCTGCAATGAACATATTTGTTGTGCCTTCTTGAGGTCGTTCTCGTTCTCGTTCTCGTTGGGCTTCACCTCGGGAATGCCTACAGCGCATGCCTCCACATCATAAATTGAGTAGCGATGGCCAGACAAGAGCAACCCGAGCCAGAAGAATTCTTTGTCACCCCAAGCGCAACCGCCAATCTTTGGGCTGATGTTCAGCACGGTGGAGATAATCATACTCATGAtgtgttcttttttgttaatGGCCAAGAGTCCACTTTCCAGGTTATGTTGGTGACCCAGCTCGAAGAAACGTTTATAGGCCTTTTCCTCTGAAGTGAGCTCCTTCATGCAAGCTTGTTCTACGAAATCGGGATTGATCTGCGGTACTGTGTCGAAATAGTACTGCTCCAGTATCTTTGGTTGTAACGTCTCGAACAACACGGGACACCTTTGCGCGCTGTCGATTCTGAGGCTTCTGTCCTTGAACATGAGCGTTCCTGTGGCACTGTACTCATCAAAATTGAAGTACTCTTCAAGTCCGATGTACGAGATGGCGTCCGTATCGATGAATATAAACTCTTCGAACGTGTTGAATACCACTGAGAGccatttgttcttgaatctGTCGAACCGGTCCTTCACCGACTCCGAAAGTGTGGGCTTCACGTTCAGGAACCAAACTGACTGCTTAGGTCCGTTAGAGAAGTCTTTAGATTGTGCCACCTCAGACAAGAGAGCCATGGAGTCGTTGCTGAGCTGACCATTGTGGATTATTTGGATCGGCATCCGGTTCTGCTGTTCCCGCAATACGGCAAGAAGACGCACCGTTTGGTCCACTTGGCCATCTCCAGCTGACACGACAATGCCCCTGTGACCACATTGTGTTGACAATTCGTTCCAATTGTCCCAGAGCGACTTGGTCTCATCGTAGTGGAAAGTTTCCACACCGGTTGCCTCACCTGTGTCTCTGTTGAAAACAGGGAACTTGCCCTGGGGCAAAGGTTCAAGCGATTCGGGGCCCGTGAAGATGGGCATCACTTGCGTGAAGTTATGCTGCTCGAAATATGGAATGAAGGGGAACATCCTGTGCTCGAAGTCCCATTGGttgaatttggaaaacttcCCAGAATCCAACTCGCTCAAAAAGGAAGCCTTTCTGGTGGGACGCAAGTTGTCCTTGTTTCCGATCACTTTTTTGTCGAGCTTAGAAGCAGTAGACTTGGATCCCTCAGACCCACCTTGCTCAAACAATTCGTTCATCTTGAGCGAACCATGCTTATTATTGCTGTTTTTTCCGACAAAACACATGTCATATATCCGGAACCGCTCCATCCCCAATGCAATATTGTGCGCCCGCTTATACAGCCGTAATGCCTTCTCGTCTATCAACTTCACGCCATCGTTGTCCTTCAACTCCGCCATCTTGCTGTCAGATTCAATATCCTTGATGTCAAACGTGAACATCCCGATCTCATTCGTCCATTCCTCGTTCAAATTGTACAGGTTCTGGAAATAGAACTCACACTTGGTGTTTAGATCGTACTGCTTGAACGACTTGAACTTCCGGCCACGGAACAACAGATCCCACGAAGCTTCGTAACGCCTTTTCGTTTCCACCTCGATATCCGGAATTAACTCTAACGGAGACACAGGAATCTCCTCGATCGGCTTGATCTTCACATCGGTCACATATTCATGCGCAAACTCCCGCGACCGTGCCTGGCTAGCTACCTTGGCAGCCCGATGCCACTCCTCTACGTCAGCTGCACTCGCCTGTGCCAGAAGGTATCCAACACCAATTAAACACATGATTATAAATCCGTACACCGCATATCTAACACGAAGCATGCTAAGCGTCCTCCTAACAGACATCGTCTCAAATACTCAAACTAGCGCCAGTTTTAACTCACAGAATTTAATTACACAAGGGCCTCTACTTGACCTACAGTACCAACAACTAGGgggaaaaggaaaaacctCGTCAAACCAAGCCAAACAATCGAAATCCAAACCCAAATCCATCCAGATATATTTATATGCCTTCTCTATAACGGAATCCCACATTATCTCGGAGCGAGAATTTGTTTGTCTATGGGAGTAAAAGTATAACCTATCGCCATATTCGGCTGTCAACCACCTCGCGAAACACAAGAgcattagaagaagaaaatcagTCACGTGCACATCGTTGCGCATGTTTCTAGCCGTATCTACCAACTGGACTCTTGCATCCACATGCAGCAATATGCATCCCTATTCAGCCGACTGACGTTCTTTATAGGGTCCATGATCTTTCCACAGTTCTTGTACGTTACAATTCTTATCAACTTCTCGAACAGTGCCTCATGTAGACTGTGCGGCATTCTTACTTACTCTGGTAGTGCTCTGCAGATGTTTCTGCGGGTTATGCAGCAGAGAACTTGGCGTGGGGCTAAGTCGTGGTGTGTACATAGATGATTGCCGAAACAGGCAATAACAAGGGTTCATACGGCCGTTTTTGTGCCGAGTTGGCAGGTATGTTTACAGGAAAACTGCAGGTGGTCcctgttttttttttttcccttttccttttccgGCTACTTTTCCCGCGCCCCCTTTTCCACGCCGTTCAAAAGCATTCACCGCCGTTTCGAGAGTAGTTCGGCGAACGGTGTTTGGTTGGTGGAGGTATATGTCCGGATGTGACGGGCCGGGTAACAGAATGGCATGGGTCATGTGATCTCGAAATCACACACTTCTTTAACATGGCCATCTATTTATTAGTTGTGACCATCTTCTATTGATTATGACCATCTATATTTACCATGTGTGCGTATGTATGCTTCTCATATGTATCTTTAGTAGTTTAAGTAGAAGGATATAGGTATGTTGGCCCCGGTGAGGTAGGTAGTAGATAGATAAAAGTTTAATGGTCCCAGGTCCAACGGTAGTATATAcatttattattattatgattattgtGTTTTTGGTATAGAGTGAGGGAGAGGCTCTAGAACAATTCTAGGCTGGAGATGCGCGAGACGAATGACTCGGCTCTTTCCTTTGCGTCGGATAGAGACTCGTCGACGGCGACGGAGACGTTCAAGACGTACTCGTGGCGAGCATCGGCTTGTGCTggagaagcagcagcagcagtgttgttgctgtttgCGGAGTTGGTAGTACCTGCTAGTAATTCGAATATGTCTGGGTGGTAGTGGTGGGAAGCAGCTGGAGCGTCATCCACGCTGACCAAGTTGTAGGTGACCTTGAAACGAGGCTTGTGAGGCTCCTGCACTAGCAATTCCTCGAACAATGGGTCGTATAGGTCGGAAGCGCTGTTGGTCAAAGGTTCTTCGTGGGCCAAGAAGGTGGACTCTTTGACGTAGGATCTGACTGCTTCGGCGAGCTGTTCGTACGAGACGGAGACTGGCACGCGGAGGGTGATTTGTTCGCTGAGAACGAGTGGTTGGCGGGCCTCAGCTGCGGCTGCGGCTGCGGCTGCTTGGGTGGCCTCGGATGATGCGGTGGCCGGTTGCTCTGCAGCAGGCTGCTCCTTTCTCAACTCGATGTTCGACAAGTCCAACTTCTCGTGGGACTTGATGTAGCTGGTGACCTTGTCCAAGGATTCCTGGGAGATCTTGCCCAAGTATGCAAGAACGTCACCCTTTAGGATTCTGCCGTTTGGACCTGTAGCCTTGATCTTGGCGAAGGCTTCCTCGGGCGAGATGGAGTTTTCTTGCAATAGCGTTGCAACTGATGGGAAGAATGTTTGTGAGGTGTTGGCAGAGGTACCATTGGAGGAGGCAGCATTCTTAGAGGCGGTGGCCTTAGGTGCGGCCTTAGGTTCCTCCTTCTTAGGGGCTGGAGTTGAggctgg
Protein-coding regions in this window:
- the MNN1 gene encoding alpha-mannosyltransferase produces the protein MSMRRMLGVVRARYVVYGLMVTCFIAVGYLLAQARDADAEEWHRAARIASQARAREFADDYVSNVKIKPIEEIPVSPLELIPDIEVETRRRYEASWDLLFRSHKHKSFKHYDLSTKCEFYFQNLYNLNEEWTNEIGMFTFDIKDIKSDNKMSELKDDDGVKLIDEKALRYYKRKHNIALGMERLRIYDRCFVGNSNNRDSLKMNELFQQHGSEGSTSKLDQKVIGNKDNLRPTRKASFLSELDTGKFSKFNQWDFEHRMFPFISYFEQHNFTQVMPIFTGPESLEPLPQGKYPVFNRDTGELDSVETFHYDETKSLWDNWNDMSSRCSHKGIVMSVGNGQVDQTVRLLAVLREQHNRLPIQIIHNDQLSNDSIALLSDVARSSDLFNGPKQSVWFLNVRPTLSQSAKDRFDRFKNKWLSVIFNTFEEFIFVDSDAISYIGLEEYFQFDEYTATGTLMFKDRSLRMESGQKCPVLFETLMPKILERYYFDTVPQVDPDFVEQACMKELTPEEKVYKRFFENGYQHNLESGLLAINKNEHIMSMIISTVLNISPKIGGCGWGDKEFFWLGLLVSGHHYSIYDVDASAVGIPDLKDREKEDELKEAQEICSTQVGHTSYDKHLLWLNGGSQLCKFRDKFDSDWEEFENIRKEFHDNKEKARQAYDSVMPIEAAIIPDVNIGRWAHKDRRCNAYVWCGEYYEKIKPYTYNKKIVKGELIHFEQDEIEHIRRLNTIWNNAIIEVRKEE
- the MNN1 gene encoding alpha-mannosyltransferase, whose amino-acid sequence is MSVRRTLSMLRVRYAVYGFIIMCLIGVGYLLAQASAADVEEWHRAAKVASQARSREFAHEYVTDVKIKPIEEIPVSPLELIPDIEVETKRRYEASWDLLFRGRKFKSFKQYDLNTKCEFYFQNLYNLNEEWTNEIGMFTFDIKDIESDSKMAELKDNDGVKLIDEKALRLYKRAHNIALGMERFRIYDMCFVGKNSNNKHGSLKMNELFEQGGSEGSKSTASKLDKKVIGNKDNLRPTRKASFLSELDSGKFSKFNQWDFEHRMFPFIPYFEQHNFTQVMPIFTGPESLEPLPQGKFPVFNRDTGEATGVETFHYDETKSLWDNWNELSTQCGHRGIVVSAGDGQVDQTVRLLAVLREQQNRMPIQIIHNGQLSNDSMALLSEVAQSKDFSNGPKQSVWFLNVKPTLSESVKDRFDRFKNKWLSVVFNTFEEFIFIDTDAISYIGLEEYFNFDEYSATGTLMFKDRSLRIDSAQRCPVLFETLQPKILEQYYFDTVPQINPDFVEQACMKELTSEEKAYKRFFELGHQHNLESGLLAINKKEHIMSMIISTVLNISPKIGGCAWGDKEFFWLGLLLSGHRYSIYDVEACAVGIPEVKPNENENENDLKKAQQICSLQVGHTSYDKHLLWLNGGSQLCKFPEKFEIDWESIESIRKEFHDNKEEARKAYTDVISIEAAVIPDSTTGMWGHKDMRCKGYLWCGEYFEKIKPYTYNKKIVKGELIHFEQDEIEQIRRLNTIWSNAVFPVRKE
- the PDX1 gene encoding Pdx1p, whose amino-acid sequence is MFRSVIRNRVLVRQLQHCRVLMKAEAFGMPAMSPTMEKGGIVDWKFKVGEPFSAGDVILEVETDKATIDVEAQDDGKFAKILKENGAKDVPVGETIAYIAEVDDDLATLELPEGSSTPKKEAAAPAAAPASTPAPKKEEPKAAPKATASKNAASSNGTSANTSQTFFPSVATLLQENSISPEEAFAKIKATGPNGRILKGDVLAYLGKISQESLDKVTSYIKSHEKLDLSNIELRKEQPAAEQPATASSEATQAAAAAAAAEARQPLVLSEQITLRVPVSVSYEQLAEAVRSYVKESTFLAHEEPLTNSASDLYDPLFEELLVQEPHKPRFKVTYNLVSVDDAPAASHHYHPDIFELLAGTTNSANSNNTAAAASPAQADARHEYVLNVSVAVDESLSDAKERAESFVSRISSLELF